A segment of the Mercurialis annua linkage group LG4, ddMerAnnu1.2, whole genome shotgun sequence genome:
ttaataaatccaatatagttttaaatatgtgaattcatttttttctttagaaAACTCAAAATactacataatatatatataaaaatacattacaTCACAGAAAACAAAAAACTAGAAAGAAACAcgcaaaaaaaaatcaattattaattaaacaaattaataatcaTTCATGAATTATCAATAATGAAAAACATAAACATTATACTCCACAATGGCATTATTAGTTTTGGGGTCAAAGGTATGTGTTTTGGCCTGAGCATACCCACGAGCAAATCTGAAAACTCTGCTTCCACCAAGAATAGGCATTTCTCGGACGCCGGAAAGCACCGCATTATGCCCTAATAGACTTAATGTGCTACCGTTGAACTTTCCTTCCGTGAACACGAAGTTAAAAACCATTAGCAACCCAATTTCGGTATGCGACGCCGATGCATACATCCCTTGAGCCTTTCCGATAAGCTTCGAGTTTATGTCGGGCTTCGCAGTCAAAGGCTCATCGGCCATGAATATAGTTCCAAATAGCGTGGAAGAGTTCGTGGCGGGTTTAGTGATAGGGATTGCGGTGATGTTTTTGCCTGAGACAATGTCATGGAAGTAGAAATGGAGGTGGGTTAGTTTCTCTTTTTTGAGGCCTATTGCATTGGGAGATAATCTTTTTGAGAAACTATGAGATTGTGATGGGGAAATGAATAAGAGAATGAGTACGGTGGATATGAGAATATTAAGAGTTTTGGCCATTTTTTAGCGTTTTGATTGAGATGGTGAAAGAAATTAATGAAACATTTTGTGAATTACAAATATATAATGTTggaaaatttattgtttattgtctttaaattttatgtaaCTTGATTTTGTTAATATATTTGGTTTGGAATTATATGACAACTCATAACACATTGACTATGTCCATCtcctaataaaagaaaaagattcgCTTTATATTTGCACGATCTCAGCAAGAAACTTTAATATATGGAAAATACAGCTAGGGACATATAATTGATACATGTAACGAATCAATACAAAATAATTGGTTTGAAATAGAATAGGATTTGTTTGTTCATAATTTCTACGATTAGCTAGTCTGTCAATTTCGAAAGTCAAATTACAAAAATCTATCCATGAGGGGTGGAACTAAAAAATTTAGTATTGAGGAACATGACtgtatgaaaaaatatattttaaaagattaattgtaagaacataaaaatattttttacaaaaatcaaAAGGGTATTTAAAAAGGGGGGCTTAGGCCTCAGTCCCAAAGACGTGCATGCACATGGCATCAACTAATTGACTTTTGTTGCCTATAACCCTTAAATTAACACCGTCGCATAGCTTAGAAATAGGCCAGATATCGtaaaaaagccaaactttttataaaagtttcacaaaagttatgaccttttaattttgtcgattttggccaaaaacaaattatttggtttcaattgtggccaactctcaatttgatttcaatttgcctatgtgacgcctatgtggcgcctatgtggcatgtcaaatattgaaaggtcaggacttttgtgaaaccaaataatacatttttggccaaaatcgacaaaattgaaaggtcagaacttttgtgaaaccaaataatcagtttttggccaaaatcgacaaaattgaaaggtcagaacttttatgaaacttttgtgaaaagtttggcctttttacaacatttggccttagGTATACATATTTCTAAACCAATTATTGAGGGAAAAAACAACAACGTAAGATGGTGTCAAAAACTCAAGTTTCACTTGTGTT
Coding sequences within it:
- the LOC126678186 gene encoding dirigent protein 22-like translates to MAKTLNILISTVLILLFISPSQSHSFSKRLSPNAIGLKKEKLTHLHFYFHDIVSGKNITAIPITKPATNSSTLFGTIFMADEPLTAKPDINSKLIGKAQGMYASASHTEIGLLMVFNFVFTEGKFNGSTLSLLGHNAVLSGVREMPILGGSRVFRFARGYAQAKTHTFDPKTNNAIVEYNVYVFHY